From a single bacterium genomic region:
- a CDS encoding pirin, with the protein MARILVQATLPHSRPHKGPNPHEFERVNGRFTLYMNAPPSIGLPYGSYPRLALAWLSTEAVRTRNREIELGPTFSSFMYKLGLTPVTGKRGTTSRLRDQLHRLFSTTIRCSYSDEAEGHAAGVGYTIAHKHQLWWSPQDPEQRPLWNSVVVLSTEFYDELVTHAVPIDLRALKALKGSPLALDIYSWLTYRMSYLRRPCLIPWEALQTQFGADYGRTRDFKRKFLRHLADVLQVYPAARLSEQPTGLLLRASQTHLPRISSSRR; encoded by the coding sequence ATGGCCCGGATCCTCGTCCAGGCCACCCTCCCCCACAGCCGGCCCCACAAAGGTCCCAACCCGCATGAGTTCGAGCGTGTCAACGGCCGCTTTACCCTCTACATGAACGCGCCGCCCTCGATCGGGCTGCCCTACGGCTCGTATCCGCGGCTGGCGCTTGCCTGGCTCTCCACCGAGGCCGTCCGGACCCGGAACCGCGAGATCGAGCTTGGCCCGACCTTCTCGAGCTTCATGTACAAGCTGGGGCTTACGCCTGTCACCGGCAAGCGCGGCACCACCTCGCGTCTCCGTGATCAGCTCCACCGGCTTTTCTCGACCACGATCCGTTGCAGCTACTCGGACGAGGCCGAGGGGCATGCCGCGGGCGTCGGCTACACCATCGCCCACAAGCACCAGCTCTGGTGGTCGCCTCAAGACCCCGAGCAACGCCCGCTCTGGAACTCGGTCGTCGTTCTGAGCACCGAGTTCTACGACGAGCTCGTTACCCACGCCGTACCGATCGACCTTCGAGCCCTCAAGGCGCTCAAGGGCTCGCCGCTCGCCCTCGACATCTACTCCTGGCTCACCTACCGGATGAGCTACCTGAGGAGGCCATGCCTCATTCCCTGGGAAGCGCTGCAGACCCAATTCGGCGCCGACTACGGGCGGACCCGGGACTTCAAGAGGAAGTTCCTTCGCCACCTGGCCGACGTCCTCCAAGTGTACCCAGCGGCGCGCCTCTCCGAGCAACCGACCGGCCTATTGCTCCGAGCGTCGCAGACTCATCTCCCCCGCATTTCGTCCAGCCGCCGCTGA